A genomic region of Plasmodium vivax chromosome 1, whole genome shotgun sequence contains the following coding sequences:
- a CDS encoding ATP synthase lipid-binding protein, mitochondrial precursor, putative (encoded by transcript PVX_087835A), protein MNKFFFNTLNSSLFQNFKFKSSFLSSGYFAANRSITTRIGGTSFCSELHKANFFVKYYHTSPFISKTVKTTNCNALLQKDERNCVNQKLGVRHDSGIASLSAAIALMSVGGVAQGIGNLFSALVLGTSRNPSIKDELFTYTLIGMGFLEFLGIICVLMSAVLLYS, encoded by the exons atgaataaattttttttcaacacgTTAAATTCGTCGCTGTTTCAAAACTTCAAATTTAAAAGCTCCTTTTTGAGTTCGGGATATTTCGCGGCCAACCGAAGTATCACGACCAGAATTGGAGGCACCTCCTTTTGCAGCGAACTGCATAAAGCCAACTTCTTCGTGAAGTACTACCACACGTCTCCGTTCATCAGCAAGACGGTTAAAACTACCAACTGCAATGCGCTCCTGCAG AAGGACGAACGAAACTGCGTCAACCAGAAACTAGGCGTGAGACATGACAGTGGAATCGCCAGTCTGTCCGCAGCCATCGCGCTGATGTCCGTGGGAGGG GTTGCACAAGGTATCGGTAATTTATTCTCAGCCCTGGTGTTAGGAACGAGTAGGAACCCTTCCATCAAGGATGAGTTATTCACGTACACGCTGATCGGGATGGGATTCTTGGAATTTCTGG GTATCATTTGTGTCCTGATGAGTGCCGTTCTGTTGTACTCGTGA
- a CDS encoding hypothetical protein, conserved (encoded by transcript PVX_087845A; Apicoplast targeted protein. Curated by Stuart Ralph, Walter and Eliza Hall Institute of Medical Research, Australia.), translating into MHPSPLQRTLLVVLLVRFFSHALRNYKVKVRPYIEVYPQRRHPSYSIRREKKRGRCFFPRRKTTWRSSFELFSGHAKDRDGNRAGEGDGNGDEGDGDEEEDNPNDGDPRDDEISYEDVEEYLRKNNVEDAREDEEGKKEIIKLINYLPTLKNEEDFFSKFGYTSREKRSMEYYFNEMKDLKERKQKKNHNILNFILSYYLKRKNSNGQSALRNYQSVQSYYDYINDPPRKDNIFSRKALCSFISFYLKNANVLKYASFLCLSGLLTLSLKVLIRRIKLEDVFLLRNHFHLVYSLKNMHVCKIGAFSLLINFLFINKYHQYFCVTEDLFGTLFSNYFAYEGIHNLTKRKIEGFMRKYNYTLDDVLNSMNEIFSQYLFRQICANETIEGDVLIVLNSFVRLYHKLFRSNKENIKNIISLVVNKYNAHFAEKGEKRDSFLSRIFYIFYLLNVMFKYDVDSVERLNLHRGNGLHIPFFARRNRISGYFLLAHIAQQMGVKEKTINDSLLETMKGNYEAHIRGLLSNKQNSSSVLEDAKQMDLLTLDGAILEEVHEEIFVSILKRIMEDGNYEPVYLVAPEREGKVEMAALGSARGKEGAEGTGEGGAPLGGEDSVAHQEGDAEEQYEKSTDLGDDAAEQYEKGTDLGDDAAEQYEKGTDLGDDAADLDDAADLDDAANLDDAAIEDSDDNMYRHLENSVDYIVNEAATSGESRDQKGIIAEREKRELEEKKLFLNKWNDINFLRKYLHVEKKHMDRYLEKYLYNFIYGEYKILINNLIFKKMKNKNDHLFFLKKGISISNSATENIIKNILLKFVIKTKENIGIFFKLENMEKCLRLIHNLIYVYKKIKKKRKFLRVPSDEFFSLDDLFACNSYRAQGGAAGGGAAGGREAGEGPQTSELPPDELQTNKSSPDELAANDNLAHNDEADEELLKRIVHKDHLEGEGGGDGKDGILPQEERKKMYEEFVIKHMKNQSERKILKIIFNLNNDQVDREVEDNIIKRFLEKICTKYLSNMKEVDDRYKIIGQENLFDYKNINFMESLEREKSKKGVHKKGGERSVPEKDSFIIRKEDIFEHIDDDSFEEICKKMYINKIKEAKKNLYHMRKDLYMYEIILNIKNAQEIHDVFLMDEYEKMIKDIIKTNILNKNYKNIKNLYLKKIVNFLNLSEEKAADVEMRCIFLQTYEIFSAVKENFYIYRSDSDFVNNINEILTIYKNFDLIRPKGQQYYVKFALIESNYNLLHRIIERYVLYVIELINDENRAIYKENIFRLAAILRVSPAVIDEIATRIYKKYIEGQDLHAMNNMDAFFSFLFNMSNARQSEIVLEHLRKKVDTHLASGEGYQERMQKLYDVIFFINNNLQIRKNLFEVSSAGVEAVYAFLTACVEEYLHVKKTEAFISEHREYLNHLNNFLSKIKTLIKGDQENAHMSHVMNVLKKAIVRKAISHLDKFQYDMCVEEIYNLIKLQMVDSSINFADVDIEKRKKLVNIFSYQNISDEKKFLYMDILNK; encoded by the exons ATGCATCCCTCGCCCCTCCAGCGGACCCTCCTGGTAGTGCTGCTCGTAAGGTTCTTCTCCCACGCACTGCGAAATTATAAGGTTAAGGTGAGGCCGTATATTGAGGTATATCCACAGAGGAGACACCCCAGTTATTCTATCCGacgggaaaagaaaagggggagatgttttttcccccggaGGAAGACTACATGGCGCAGCTCCTTCGAGTTGTTCAGCGGGCATGCGAAGGACAGGGATGGGAATCGCGCCGGTGAGGGTGACGGAAACGGTGATGAGGGCGATGgagatgaggaggaggacaacCCCAACGATGGGGACCCACGGGACGATGAAATTTCGTACGAAGACGTTGAAGAGTACCTAAGGAAGAACAACGTTGAAGATGCCCGAGAAGACGAGGagggcaaaaaggaaatcattAAATTGATTAACTACCTGCCCAccctaaaaaatgaagaggattttttttccaagtttGGCTACACCAGTAGGGAGAAAAGGTCCATGGAGTATTACTTTAATGAGATGAAGGATctgaaggagaggaagcagaagaagaaccaCAACATTTTGAATTTCATTCTGTCGTATTatttgaagaggaagaattcGAATGGGCAGAGCGCCTTGAGGAACTACCAGAGTGTGCAGTCTTACTACGACTACATTAACGAC CCACCCAGGAAGGACAACATCTTCTCGCGGAAGGCGCTGTGCAGTTTTATCTCCTTCTACCTCAAAAACGCAAACGTTCTGAAGTACGCCTCCTTCCTCTGCCTCAGCGGGCTGCTGACCCTCTCCTTGAAGGTACTCATAAGGCGCATCAAGCTGGAGGACGTCTTCCTCTTAAGAAACCACTTCCACCTGGTGTACTctctaaaaaatatgcatgtgtgtaaAATAGGGGCCTTCTCCTTGctgatcaattttttgttcataaataAGTACCACCAATATTTCTGCGTGACGGAGGATTTGTTTGGGACATTATTTTCCAATTATTTTGCCTACGAAGGGATACACAATTTgaccaaaaggaaaatcgAGGGATTCATGCGAAAGTACAATTACACCTTGGATGACGTTTTAAATTCCATGAATGAAATTTTCTCGCAATATTTATTTAGACAAATATGTGCAAATGAAACGATAGAGGGAGACGTCCTTATCGTTTTGAACTCCTTTGTGCGTCTGTACCATAAGCTGTTTCGAAGCAacaaggaaaatataaaaaatatcatcagCCTCGTGGTAAACAAGTACAATGCGCACTTTgcggagaagggggaaaagagggACTCCTTTCTTTCGCggattttttacattttttatttgctgaATGTTATGTTTAAGTATGATGTGGACTCCGTGGAGCGGCTGAACCTCCACCGCGGGAACGGTCTGCACATTCCCTTCTTCGCTCGGCGCAACCGGATCTCCGGCTACTTCCTCCTGGCGCACATCGCACAGCAGATGGGG gtcaAGGAAAAAACGATCAACGACAGCCTGCTCGAAACGATGAAGGGAAACTACGAGGCGCACATCCGGGGGCTCCTCAGCAATAAACAGAACTCCAGTAGCGTGCTGGAGGACGCGAAGCAAATGGACCTCCTGACGCTGGATGGTGCCATTTTGGAGGAGGTGCACGAGGAAATTTTCGTCAGCATCCTTAAAAGGATCATGGAGGATGGGAATTACGAGCCTGTTTATTTGGTTGCCCCTGAGAGGGAGGGTAAAGTTGAGATGGCTGCGTTGGGAAGTGCGCGTGGCAAGGAGGGTGCAGAGGGCACAGGTGAGGGGGGCGCCCCCTTGGGAGGAGAAGACAGCGTCGCCCACCAGGAAGGTGATGCGGAGGAGCAGTATGAAAAGAGCACTGATCTGGGTGACGATGCGGCGGAGCAGTATGAAAAGGGCACTGATCTGGGTGACGATGCGGCGGAGCAGTATGAAAAGGGCACTGATCTGGGTGACGATGCGGCTGACCTGGACGACGCCGCCGACCTGGACGACGCCGCTAACCTGGATGACGCCGCCATAGAAGACTCGGACGACAACATGTACAGACACCTGGAGAACAGCGTGGACTACATCGTGAATGAGGCAGCCACCTCGGGGGAGAGTCGCGACCAAAAGGGCATCATCgcggagagggaaaaaagggaactggaggaaaagaaactCTTCCTGAACAAATGGAATgacatcaattttttgagaaaatatttacacGTGGAGAAGAAACATATGGACAGATATTTAGAAAAGTACCTGTACAATTTTATCTACGGGGAgtacaaaattttgattaacaatttaatttttaaaaaaatgaaaaacaaaaatgatcatttgttttttttgaaaaaaggaatttccATATCCAACAGCGCAACGGAAAATATCATCAAAAATATTCTGCTCAAGTTTGTAATTAAGACCAAGGAAAAcattggcattttttttaaactggAAAATATGGAAAAGTGTCTGCGGCTTATACACAATTTGATTTACGTGTATAAgaagataaagaagaaaaggaagttcTTGAGGGTTCCCAGCGACGAGTTTTTTAGCCTCGACGATTTGTTCGCGTGCAACAGTTATAGGGCgcaggggggagcagcggggggaggcgcagccggggggagagaagccGGGGAAGGGCCACAAACTAGCGAATTGCCCCCCGACGAACTACAAACTAACAAATCATCCCCTGACGAACTAGCTGCTAACGACAACCTCGCTCATAACGACGAAGCGGACGAGGAGCTCCTCAAAAGGATCGTGCACAAAGACCACCTCGAGGGAGAGGGCGGAGGAGATGGAAAAGACGGCATACTCCCCCAagaggagcgaaaaaaaatgtacgaaGAATTTGTCATAAAACACATGAAAAACCAATCAGAGAGAAAAATcctgaaaataatttttaatttaaataacgACCAGGTAGACAGAGAAGTGGAAGACAACATCATCAAACGGTTCTTAGAAAAGATCTGCACAAAGTATTTAAGCAACATGAAGGAAGTGGACGACAGGTACAAAATTATAGGGCAGGAAAATCTGTtcgattataaaaatatcaatttTATGGAGTCCCTGGAGAGGGAGAAatccaaaaaaggggtccacaaaaaaggaggagaacgAAGTGTACCGGAGAAGGACAGCTTCATCATTCGGAAGGAAGACATTTTCGAACACATCGATGATGACtcatttgaagaaatatgcaaaaaaatgtatataaacaaaattaaagaagcaaaaaagaacttATACCACATGAGGAAggatttatatatgtatgaaaTTATTCTGAACATAAAAAACGCGCAAGAAATACACGACGTTTTCCTCATGgatgaatatgaaaaaatgattaaggatattataaaaacgaatatattaaataaaaattataagaatataaaaaatttgtatttaaaaaaaattgttaactttttaaatttgtccGAAGAAAAAGCAGCTGACGTTGAAATgaggtgcatttttttgcagacgtatgaaatattttccgCGGTGAAGGAGAACTTTTACATTTACAGGAGCGACTCAGATTTTGTTAATAACATTAATGAGATCCTCACGATATACAAAAACTTTGACCTTATTAGGCCCAAGGGGCAGCAGTACTACGTCAAGTTTGCTCTCATCGAGTCAAATTATAATTTGCTCCACCGCATCATCGAGCGGTACGTTCTTTACGTCATTGAGTTGATAAACGATGAAAACAGGGCCATCTACAAGGAGAACATCTTTCGGCTCGCCGCAATACTCCGCGTCAGCCCTGCGGTCATCGATGAGATCGCCACGCGGATATACAAG aaATACATCGAGGGCCAAGACCTGCACGCCATGAACAACATGGACGCCTTCTTCAGCTTCCTCTTCAACATGAGCAATGCGAGGCAGAGCGAAATAGTCCTGGAGCACCTGCGGAAGAAAGTGGACACCCACTTAGCCTCCGGAGAAGGCTATCAGGAAAGGATGCAAAAATTGTATGACGTGATTTTCTTCATAAACAACAACTTGCAGATAAGGAAGAACCTTTTCGAGGTGTCCTCGGCGGGTGTGGAGGCCGTGTATGCCTTCCTGACTGCCTGCGTCGAGGAGTACCTGCATGTCAAGAAGACGGAGGCCTTCATTTCGGAGCACC GCGAATATCTAAACCACTTGAACAACTTTCTGAGCAAAATCAAGACCCTCATAAAAGGGGATCAAGAAAATGCGCACATGAGTCACGTCATGAATGTTTT GAAGAAGGCCATCGTCAGAAAAGCCATCTCCCATTTAGACAAGTTCCAATACGAc ATGTGCGTGGAGGAGATTTACAACCTGATCAAACTGCAAATGGTCGATAGCAGCATCAACTTCGCAGATGTGGATAtagagaagaggaaaaaactg gtgaatattttttcctaccaAAACATTAGCGACGAGAAGAAGTTCCTCTACATGGACATTTTGAACAAGTAA
- a CDS encoding hypothetical protein (encoded by transcript PVX_087855A): protein MSTKSNEDVNDKEDVDGKEDVDGKEDADGKEDADGKEDVGGKEDVGGKDHTVEVKKKKKRKKRIIINVRKKVLRKEEVVTIEDVSSSNALGESLTDSRNGKGASRGKYLRRDGSPRGPVKAAKAAKGATAAKKARFFDQEYDIGKVRMRQKRKNKECV, encoded by the coding sequence ATGAGCACCAAATCTAACGAAGACGTGAATGATAAAGAAGACGTAGATGGTAAAGAAGACGTAGATGGTAAAGAAGACGCAGATGGCAAAGAAGACGCAGATGGTAAAGAAGACGTAGGTGGTAAAGAAGACGTAGGGGGTAAAGACCATACCGTCGAAgttaagaagaagaagaagagaaaaaaaagaatcatcATAAATGTGCGAAAGAAAGTCCTGCGAAAGGAGGAAGTGGTGACGATTGAGGATGTCTCCAGCTCCAATGCGCTGGGTGAAAGTCTGACGGATAGTCGGAACGGGAAAGGCGCTTCAAGGGGGAAGTACCTCCGCAGGGATGGTAGTCCGAGGGGGCCCGTCAAGGCGGCCAAGGCGGCTAAGGGGGCCACGGCAGCCAAGAAGGCTCGCTTCTTCGATCAGGAATACGACATTGGCAAGGTGAGAATGaggcaaaagaggaaaaataaggAGTGCGTATAA
- a CDS encoding hypothetical protein, conserved (encoded by transcript PVX_087840A) — translation MNSILSTEKLCEVLEGSISASKEKRTQCEEYLKQVCKVEGYIDVILNIVKSANLVDDNIRISALIFLKNTIKNNYESLKKEEICGLTKDIYESFLFLEMKDKQIYMQLFEIMKVLIHNSFPDHFVILDNILNDVNQRKDVRRLYVSLYCLKLIFKKLKIKKKKNNELYTEMLNKYFYPLINCLYDLSSVDINSNEVSEILCIICKIYQYVNDNFFINEVIILDYMDNYFSLFDFILKNEIVVPNYMEDESYLKALPQYKCKRIVLDIVTRLFSRYVNTNYNKCNNEITEKFCHSFLNKWLCPFFEDLIIILQSYHKNRKTLTDECLVYILQGLSYGVENALIYKNYIKSNFEFLVRDVIFPLLCYNDEDVEKFLCDQYDFTMNIFNTYIVEDKKVSATSFIKDLTRYRGSKHISELFHLCENVISTYNQNCHLVYSNFAAQGNHDEALLEELLRNEFCKYKYGALKILECLYSRLCDKKRNMNIEQFLKTYVENDLNNPNHLVCYQSIVTYCCFIKKVQHFSDVNGLVRNYEVVLNHIGSPSLLIRVASASYIKKFFKIKNEYLKSVIIKSIPILIERLLNVIKEVKCEYIVMTLDNLAYTYKDYITPYVNDVVITLCTSFVFLINKKDEEESAHNSLENTLRHNPDLASPPQESALRNDRYSLTNDDECTVAKKEKKTENEELDLNSVILSILTAILSLLDSVDEGNKEQIYKNTMSYLYVVVDETFKSPSIDYLEEALSLLTNITYYLEIDNDVYLRFEKLYDIFYFNTDDNLKLQELNCIRNNPQLILSTDLILSDKNTDVYFYDFIFDLSFSIGVFDNIISKATEQFVNLYSETYGMKYIHMVYRLGIFALHSKIVKDSCKLFFILFEATVKIRGVDELVIPILTAYSMKLFKHDEASALMNQKKKKKEVTMEGSSENGSNANNAHHGGGNADEDDAADSICSEYDEDILSKTSIEYIKKLFYSIIIYDVNQFFLFFNNMNRTNYILSLLSNLADVQMNNTRKLYILAMSSILDNMHHSHISMHIGEANSFILNVVNVAKTYYESKNEQKESSEKSFDSESSSGDENSEVDIDENEDATNDKAFKLIKTIEALEKKNDLKIKLKENVNLSKLDELANQPHANSSALGNNQSGNNAFIHKDMLKQFSTNEQLLQQANARRHQGDEADDEDDDDDDDDDDDDDDCSDYSNDEYRKGFFDDINAFNILYDTTSSFYRKYENVYSSDILGKIKYLVDADLTAQMQDRTD, via the coding sequence ATGAACAGCATCCTGAGCACGGAGAAGCTGTGCGAGGTGTTGGAAGGGTCCATCAGCGCGTCCAAGGAGAAGAGGACGCAGTGCGAGGAATACCTAAAGCAGGTGTGCAAGGTGGAGGGGTACATCGACGTAATTCTTAACATCGTGAAGAGCGCCAACCTAGTGGACGACAACATAAGGATTTCGGCGTtgatctttttaaaaaacaccATAAAGAATAACTATGAGTCgctgaagaaggaagagaTATGCGGGCTGACGAAGGACATATACGAGagtttcctcttcctcgaAATGAAGGACAAGCAAATTTACATGCAGCTGTTCGAAATTATGAAGGTGTTAATACATAATAGCTTTCCAGACCACTTTGTCATTTTGGATAATATCCTTAACGATGTGAATCAGCGGAAGGATGTGAGGAGGCTGTACGTGAGTCTCTACTGtttgaaattaatttttaaaaaattaaaaataaaaaaaaaaaaaaacaacgaaTTGTATACAGAAATGCTGAACAAGTATTTTTACCCATTGATTAATTGCCTGTACGATTTAAGCTCCGTCGATATCAACAGCAACGAAGTGAGCGAAATACTTTGCAtcatttgtaaaatttaCCAATACGTGAATGATAACTTCTTCATTAACGAAGTGATCATTTTGGATTACATGGACAATTACTTTAGTCTCTtcgattttattttgaaaaacgaaattgtggTCCCCAACTACATGGAGGATGAGAGTTACCTGAAAGCCCTGCCACAGTACAAGTGCAAGAGGATCGTGCTAGACATCGTGACTCGCCTCTTCTCTCGGTATGTAAACACCAACTACAACAAGTGCAATAATGAAATTACGGAGAAGTTCTGCCATTCTTTTCTGAACAAATGGCTCTGCCCCTTCTTCGAAGACCTCATCATCATCCTGCAGAGTTACCACAAAAATAGGAAGACGCTAACAGATGAGTGTTTGGTATACATCCTGCAGGGACTCTCCTACGGAGTTGAAAATGCCCTTATTTACAAGAactatataaaaagtaaCTTTGAGTTTTTGGTTAGGGATGTCATTTTCCCGCTGCTCTGCTACAACGATGAGGACGTGGAGAAGTTCCTTTGCGACCAGTACGACTTCAccatgaacatttttaacaccTACATTGTGGAGGATAAGAAAGTCAGCGCTACGTCTTTCATCAAAGATTTGACTCGCTACCGGGGATCCAAGCACATCTCCGAGCTGTTTCACCTCTGCGAGAACGTCATCAGCACGTACAACCAGAATTGCCACCTGGTGTATAGCAACTTCGCCGCGCAGGGGAACCACGACGAAGCTTTGTTGGAGGAACTCCTTCGAAACGAGTTTTGCAAATACAAGTACGGCGCGCTGAAAATTCTGGAGTGCCTCTACAGCAGATTGTGCGATAAGAAGAGGAACATGAACATCGAGCAGTTTCTAAAAACGTATGTAGAAAATGACCTGAACAATCCCAACCATTTAGTTTGTTACCAGTCCATCGTCACCTACTGTTGCTTCATTAAGAAGGTGCAACACTTTAGCGATGTGAATGGCCTCGTCCGCAATTACGAGGTGGTTCTAAATCATATAGGTAGTCCAAGCCTACTCATTCGAGTCGCCAGTGCgtcttatataaaaaaattctttaaaataaaaaatgaatacctCAAAAGTGTGATTATCAAGTCTATTCCTATCCTCATTGAACGACTACTCAACGTGATTAAGGAGGTCAAATGTGAATACATCGTCATGACGCTGGACAACTTGGCGTACACGTACAAAGACTACATAACGCCCTACGTGAATGACGTGGTCATCACCCTGTGCACCAGCTTCGTTTTTCTCATTAACAAGaaggatgaagaagagaGTGCCCACAACTCGCTGGAAAATACCCTGAGGCATAACCCCGActtggcctcccccccacaggAGAGTGCACTGAGAAACGATAGGTACTCCCTTACAAATGACGATGAATGCACCGTTgcaaagaaggaaaaaaaaacggagaaTGAAGAACTAGACTTAAACTCAGTTATTCTTTCCATCCTGACGGCCATTTTGAGTCTACTCGATTCTGTAGACGAAGGAAATAAGGAGCAgatatacaaaaatactATGTCTTACCTATACGTCGTGGTAGACGAAACGTTTAAGTCCCCCTCCATCGATTATCTAGAAGAGGCACTCTCCCTGCTGACGAACATTACCTACTACCTAGAGATAGACAACGATGTGTACCTCCGCTTTGAAAAGCTGTATGACATTTTCTATTTCAACACGGACGACAATCTGAAGTTGCAAGAATTAAATTGTATTCGAAATAACCCCCAACTGATTTTGAGCACCGATTTGATACTCTCCGATAAGAACACGGATGTGTATTTTTATGACTTCATTTTTGACCTATCCTTCAGCATAGGCGTCTTTGACAACATCATATCGAAAGCCACGGAGCAGTTCGTCAATCTGTACAGTGAGACCTACGGAATGAAGTACATCCACATGGTATACCGCTTGGGAATATTCGCTCTGCACTCTAAAATTGTGAAAGATAGCTGTAAGTTGTTTTTCATTCTGTTCGAGGCAACGGTGAAGATCCGGGGAGTGGACGAGCTGGTCATCCCCATCCTCACTGCGTATTCGATGAAGCTGTTCAAGCACGACGAGGCGTCTGCCCTGATGaaccagaagaagaagaaaaaggaagtcaCCATGGAGGGTAGCAGCGAGAATGGAAGCAATGCCAATAATGCCCATCATGGCGGTGGAAACGCCGATGAGGACGATGCGGCGGACAGCATATGCAGCGAATATGACGAAGACATCCTCAGCAAAACCAGCATTGAGTAcatcaaaaaattgttctacTCTATCATCATCTATGATGTGAATcagttcttcctctttttcaaCAACATGAATAGGACCAACTACATCCTCTCCCTGCTGTCCAACCTTGCCGACGTCCAGATGAATAACACCCGGAAGCTCTACATCCTTGCCATGAGCAGCATCCTAGATAACATGCACCACTCACACATTAGCATGCACATCGGGGAGGCCAACTCATTCATCCTAAATGTTGTGAATGTGGCAAAGACATACTACGAAAGTAAAAATGAGCAGAAGGAGTCTTCCGAAAAGTCCTTCGATTCGGAGTCCTCCTCAGGGGATGAAAACAGCGAAGTGGATATTGACGAAAATGAAGATGCCACGAATGATAAGGCTttcaaattaattaaaacaatCGAAgcgttggaaaaaaaaaatgacttaaaaattaagttaaaggaaaatgtgAACCTCAGCAAGTTGGATGAGCTGGCCAACCAGCCACACGCAAACAGCTCTGCTTTGGGGAATAACCAAAGCGGGAACAACGCGTTTATCCACAAAGACATGTTGAAGCAATTCAGCACAAATGAGCAACTTCTGCAGCAAGCCAACGCGCGCAGGCATCAAGGTGATGAAGCCGACGACGAggacgacgacgatgatgacgatgatgatgatgacgacgatgacTGCTCAGACTACAGCAACGATGAATACAGAAAGGGATTCTTCGACGATATCAACGCCTTCAACATTCTGTACGACACTACCTCCAGCTTTTAcagaaaatatgaaaacgTTTACAGCAGTGACATTCTGGGCAAGATTAAATACCTCGTCGACGCAGACCTCACCGCGCAGATGCAGGACCGCACCGACTGA
- a CDS encoding hypothetical protein (encoded by transcript PVX_087851A) → MKEYTNEHNDDKGEVAKCESEYSALLECLDTFDRNWAKCQSELKTFRACYSEESGQRSGSSS, encoded by the exons ATGAAGGAATATACCA ATGAACACAATGACGACAAAGGCGAAGTGGCAAAATGCGAAAGCGAGTACAGCGCGCTGCTGGAGTGTTTGGACACCTTCGATAG GAATTGGGCAAAATGCCAAAGCGAATTGAAGACATTCCGCGCGTGCTACAGTGAGGAGAGCGGACAGAGGAGCGGGTCAAGCAGTTAG